The DNA window NNNNNNNNNNNNNNNNNNNNNNNNNNNNNNNNNNNNNNNNNNNNNNNNNNNNNNNNNNNNNNNNNNNNNNNNNNNNNNNNNNNNNNNNNNNNNNNNNNNNNNNNNNNNNNNNNNNNNNNNNNNNNNNNNNNNNNNNNNNNNNNNNNNNNNNNNNNNNNNNNNNNNNNNNNNNNNNNNNNNNNNNNNNNNNNNNNNNNNNNNNNNNNNNNNNNNNNNNNNNNNNNNNNNNNNNNNNNNNNNNNNNNCACAACCTCCACAGGGTCCACCAGAACCTCCACAACCTCCACAGAGTCCACCAGAACCTCCACAGAGTCCATCAGGATCTCCAcaacctccacagggtccatcaGGATCTCCACAACCTCCACAGGGTCCACCAGGATCTCCACAACCTCCACAGGGTCCACCAGGATCTCCACAATTTCCACAGGGTCCACCAGAACCTCCACAGAGTCCACCAGAACCTCCACAGAGTCCACCAGAACCCCCACAGGGTCCACCGGGATCCCCACAACCCCCACAGGGTCCACCAAGATCTTCACAACCTCCACAGGGTCCACCAGGATCTCCACAACCTCCACAGGGTCCACCAGGATCTCCACAACCTCCACAGGGTCCACCGGGATCTCCACAACCCCCACAATGTCCACCAGGATCTCTACAACCCCCACAGGGTCCACCAGGATCTCCACAACCTTCATATTGTCCTACAGGATCTTCATAATCTTCTCACTGACTTCCAATATCTTCAAAACCTCCATAGGGTTCTCGGGGCTCCACCAAACCTCTATGTAGTCCTCTAGAGATCTCCGATCCTTCACAAATATCTCCAGAAGGTCCATAATATTCACACAAGGTCTCTGCGTCCCCCACTGAGTCCTATGAAATCTCCACAACCAGCTGCTGAAACCTTTTCATGAATGAAGTAAATCCTTTGCTGTGCATGTTTGCCATCCTGAACCCCGGGGCTTTAGGGCCCAAGGGATATTTTCCAGGGCTGGAGGGATTGGGTCAGACCCCAGGAGGAGAGGCAGATGACCTGTTACTGTCATTCATTGTTGCAATTTTTCACCCAACAAATAATTCATCAGCAACAGCAActgtaatattacaaaatgttggCGGCTCCATCCCTGCGGTGAATCCCTATAATCATCACAAGGAATTCACCATTCACCTGACAACCAAAATGAATGGGAAGTCACCAGAAAGACTCCTCTCCACCCTTCTACCTCCACAATGTCCCCGAAACACCCCACCTGTGGCCACACTCCCAGAAATACAGGAAATGATAGGACAAGAAATCTTACACTTCCATATGGAGGCCTCCCAGTTCCCGGGCTGTGGCTGGACGTGGTACGATCGGATGAAAGTGGGACTCACAGTGCTAACAAACACATCGAACTCCTCGACCTCTGCGCGGAGACAATCGAAGAATCCTTGGATAGCATGCTTAGAGGCGGCATCTGTGCAGAGACATAAAGATAGTTActagcagagtcctccagcagagcagagtatttcaggagaggagagttatagaggaaggagcagagtcctccagcagggcagagtatttcaggagaggagagttatagaggaaggagcagagtcctccagcagggcagagtatttcaggagaggagagtatagaggaaggagcagagtcctcccgcagagtaTTTTAGGAGAGGAGTTCTTATGATTTTCATACTTCCTGTCCCCCATTGGTACTCACAGGCGGCTCGGAATGGGACCCCGAGTTTGCCCTGTATATTGTTGACTAGGACGATCTGGCCGGTTCTCCTGGAAATCATATGTGGCAGAATGGCTGGGATGATAAGAGAAAACAATATGTTGGTATCTCTGATCACATCTATGGTATGGgatgaataaatgagtgaatCTGACCTTTGATTAGGGTGATGGGACCGAAGTAGTTGGCGTCCATGATCTTCTTGTCTAGTTCCAGCGTCACGCTCTGTGCCGGGCCCTTGATCTTCATGCTGGCGTTATTTATCAATACGTCTACGCAGCCATAGGAGTCCAGAATCTCCTTCCCGATGGCCTCAATGTCACTGACGTCACTGATATCCAGCAGAACCAGCTTGGGTGTGAAGGTCTGGCAGTCACATATTACAGGTCAGTATATTAATGACATTCCTCTGTGAGCAGCAAAGCATTCTGGGTGGTTGTATCACCCGgccatttattagaaataattccATTCCtgatcattttatacatttattagtgATGCGGATTTCACATAAATCCCCCGAGATATCAGCTGTGACCATTGGGGGACATCGCCAACAGCGGGTCCCTTTGCACAACTGACCTGGGCCCCTCATAGTCAGGGCCATTGTGGGGACCCCTGTGTACTGAGGAGGGtccggggccctcatgcagtggcacactttgcacctccctatgtctaccCGACCAAAATGTCTgatgtattctctccctgtcattGCACCACATTGACCCGGATTCCTTACCGTGCTTGGATCAGCAACGCTTATCAATGCGTCATGTAACGCTTCCAGCTTCTCCCATGTTTTCCCACAAAGGACCAGCCGCGATCCGGACGCATGGAACACCCGGGAACATTCTGCAGAACAACACTAGTGAAAGTCCAATTATTGGTTCATCTCTGGGTTGGATTATACTTATTATTCACTCGTTTTTACCTGGATTTATTCTATTTTGGACAAAGCTGCAAAGGGTTTAAACCTCTTctacattttcagtaattttaCTAATTGGGGAATATTGCTGGAAATTGACTTCTTCTGGCCCAATAATTGAATTCCTTTCCTCTTATACTGGAGGAAAGGAAAGCTTGTGGGGGCAGTGACAAGGGagaagagaactcccctgtcaccatCCACAGATCTCCTCCGTATAGGTCCCCCCTCTGCCCCAGGATCTCCCAATCAAATTGTCTGGCTGTTATGACATCACAGGggataaatattataattactgCCGATTGctttatgatttaaatattttaaaataaggttTAATGGACCTtgatggggggagagggggggTTTGACCAAAGACTAattctggagttcagctataataTGATGATGGGGGCACTGTGAACTTTTTATAACACATGAATCTAAATGGGCACCacagtggctcagtagttagcactccggcctttggaGTGCTGGGTTCCGGGTTTgaacctcggccaggacactatctgcatggagtttgcaggttctccccgtgttgtcTTGGTTTCCTCCAgttgcagttagggtaattggcttgcaccccaaattgtccttagactgtaccaatgacatatgactataggaGGGAATctagggacagttagtcacatgactatggactttgtacagcactacataatatgtcggcactatataaatactgtgttataaatctggagttttattttattccatcttattaatattattttgcttaCAATGTTCTGGTTTTGGTGCTTTCCTTCACTCTTCATCCAATACACCTGCAAGAGCCATTGCCTCCACTACAACTCCAGACTGATAATACATACTGCTATGGGGCCCCAGGGCCCCACAACTTTCATCTCCTTCTAGCAGTAAAATATGACAGGGGGTCTGTCGGCTATAggagaggctggagagaatacacttccatcagtgaagctgggtgatccagcaaacctggaatggttctggttgAGAGTTGATAGCTATTGACTTTTAAgacatacattccaggtttgctggatcacgcagcttcactgatggaagagtattctctccagccatggccAATCAGCATAATCAAAGCCTGACCAGGCCACTCAGCAATGCGGGAACCTGCCAGAAGGGCCAATGCAGAATATTGGGGTCAGTGTGACCCCCCAATGGGCTGCTCATCAATAAATCCTCCCCCGGAGGCAGGGTGTCCCTTTATTACGGGAAAAcgaaaagacaaataaataagaGAAAAGGAAACTGACCTTTCCCCAGACCGGAGATGGCATCGGTAATGACAACCACTTTATTCTTCAATGCCGAGCGCGACATCAACCGCACAACTTCCCGATAGATATAAATGATTCCGCTGATTCCCAGGATGAGCAACGGCAAAATCAGAAATGTCAGGAACCCCATATCTGCCGGGGGAGGGGAGAGATCAATAAATATCAATTATTCAATCCGGGGAAATCCCGGGACATACAGATCGATAGAAGTGTGGATTATTGATTAATTGATATGCAGATATTGATGGATCAGTGTGCAGATTATTGATCCGGTTGGCTCGGAATGATCTGCAGGAAGCTCCGGCTATAATATCGCTCTTACAGTTGCATTATCCCCGCACACACACAATCGATGGTCTCGGTGAAATCTGTGGACTTACCTGTAGATTTTTGCTCCTTTTTCCGGGAAGGTTGGGAAGCGTTGGGAGAGCTCGGATTGTCTCGGTGCCCTCCGGGATGTCAGTGTCTCTCTCTCTGGGATATTAATAGAGCTCAGCTGTGGGAATCGGGTAATTTTGGCCCCTCGGAGGGTCGAGTTTCAAATGACTTTCTGCAGCTCGGCATGACCCCAGCTTTCCTCCCACAATCCCTGCAAAGGAAAATCACTGCTGACATCAGAAGGCAAATTGTGGATTTGTTGGGATTTGACAGATGATGGGACTCCATGGGACATTTACCAACCTCCCCCTGGAGTAATGCTGCA is part of the Pyxicephalus adspersus chromosome 3, UCB_Pads_2.0, whole genome shotgun sequence genome and encodes:
- the DHRS7C gene encoding dehydrogenase/reductase SDR family member 7C isoform X2, producing the protein MGFLTFLILPLLILGISGIIYIYREVVRLMSRSALKNKVVVITDAISGLGKECSRVFHASGSRLVLCGKTWEKLEALHDALISVADPSTTFTPKLVLLDISDVSDIEAIGKEILDSYGCVDVLINNASMKIKGPAQSVTLELDKKIMDANYFGPITLIKAILPHMISRRTGQIVLVNNIQGKLGVPFRAAYAASKHAIQGFFDCLRAEVEEFDVFVSTVSPTFIRSYHVQPQPGNWEASIWKFFFRKLSYGVHPVEVAEEVLRTVSRRKQEVFMANPIPKAAIYIRTFLPELFFAVVATGVKEKHFVEEEK
- the DHRS7C gene encoding dehydrogenase/reductase SDR family member 7C isoform X1; the encoded protein is MGFLTFLILPLLILGISGIIYIYREVVRLMSRSALKNKVVVITDAISGLGKECSRVFHASGSRLVLCGKTWEKLEALHDALISVADPSTTFTPKLVLLDISDVSDIEAIGKEILDSYGCVDVLINNASMKIKGPAQSVTLELDKKIMDANYFGPITLIKAILPHMISRRTGQIVLVNNIQGKLGVPFRAAYAASKHAIQGFFDCLRAEVEEFDVFVSTVSPTFIRSYHVQPQPGNWEASIWKCFPVSVFFRKLSYGVHPVEVAEEVLRTVSRRKQEVFMANPIPKAAIYIRTFLPELFFAVVATGVKEKHFVEEEK